In Desulfovibrio sp. 86, the following proteins share a genomic window:
- a CDS encoding formate hydrogenlyase complex iron-sulfur subunit — protein MLKLLKIIRDAGEVTIKYPFAPAEFTPTFRGKPEYDPKRCIACGACAIACPPNALTIETDLEKGVRTWQFSAGRCIFCGRCEEVCPTRALHLSQEFELAVMRKDDLYERCTFSLCHCSQCGTAFAPQKEVDYALALTMQADGITEEDPDQRRQFETCPQCKRKQTLGLKPRQEV, from the coding sequence ATGCTGAAATTACTCAAAATAATCCGCGATGCGGGCGAGGTAACGATCAAGTATCCGTTCGCGCCTGCCGAGTTCACGCCCACATTCCGCGGCAAGCCGGAATACGATCCCAAGCGCTGCATTGCCTGTGGAGCCTGTGCCATCGCCTGCCCGCCCAATGCCCTGACCATCGAAACCGATCTGGAAAAGGGCGTGCGCACCTGGCAGTTCTCCGCCGGGCGCTGCATCTTTTGCGGCCGGTGCGAAGAGGTTTGCCCCACCAGGGCCTTGCATCTCTCGCAGGAATTTGAACTTGCCGTCATGCGCAAAGACGATCTGTACGAGCGCTGCACCTTCAGCCTGTGCCACTGCAGCCAGTGCGGCACGGCCTTTGCCCCGCAAAAGGAAGTGGACTACGCCCTGGCCCTGACCATGCAGGCGGACGGCATTACGGAAGAAGACCCCGACCAGCGGCGGCAGTTTGAAACCTGCCCACAGTGCAAACGCAAGCAGACCCTCGGCCTCAAGCCCCGGCAGGAGGTATAG